Genomic segment of Sodaliphilus pleomorphus:
CGATGAGCTGCCGATAGAGAGCCCGAACAACTCGGCACGCAAGGCTGCGAAAGTGATTGCCAAACGGCTGTGTGAGTACCACTACGACGGCAAGGTCTATCTGCATGGCGACGCGTCAGGCAAGGCGGCGAACACCATTGATGAGAATAACCGCTCGTTCTTTGACCTCGTGATTGACGAGCTGGAGCATGAAGGCTTTGAGGTTGAGGATTGCATCGGCAACAAGAACCCGAGCGTGGCGACCACCGGCGAGTTCATCAATGCCGTGTGGGACGGTCGTGTGCCGGGCGTGGCTATCCGCATCGACAACGGCTGCACCGTGAGCATAGACGACTACCAAGCCGTGCAGAAGGACGAGAACGGAGCCATCGCCAAGCAGAAGGTTACCAACCCGGTTACCAAGCAGAAGTACGAGGCACATGGGCACGTATCAGACACGCTGCGTTACGCCGTGCACGACTTGTTGCGTGCCCAGTACACCGAGTTCAGCATGGGGCGCAAGCGGTCAATCTACAGCGAGGGCGAGTTCAAGTTCTTCAACCCGGCCACGGAGTACGACTACGAGCAGACGATTGTCTATGTGCTGCCGTCGTTCGGTGGTCGTTTCGCTCTTGCGCGTCTTGCCCGCATCGGCGACCGCTGGCACCTCACCGACGTATGCCTGCGTACTGTCAAGGGCAACGATGAGATGGCTGGGTGGATTAGGTCTGTGCAAAGCGACATGTACATCGTGGAGTGTCAGCAAGCCTACTTCCCGATGGTGCGCGACCTGCGCAAGGATTTGCCGCAGGTGAACGTGCTGAGGCTCGGTACCGACCATCGCACACGTATCTCGGCGATGAGCGACTGGGTGCGCGCCCACGTCCACCTCGACCCCGAGAAGATGAGCGAGCCTGAGTATGCCGCGTTCATGGGCGACGTGCTGGACTACAACGACCAGTCACCGGCGGATCAGTCGGCAGCCTCGGCTGTGCTTTCGGGATTGGCACGCATCATCATTCGGGGTGTGTAAGCCCGACGATTATCAATGAGTTAGCAAAGGTTAAGGCGGTAAAAAACGGCGAGAAAATGAACCGACTTTGCCAAATAATGACTATCTTTATAGTGTAAATAAAATACAAGTCAAACATTTAATTCTACAAGACAATGAAAAAGAACATCAAATTTCCGGCTGACTTCTACGAGCAACTCTACGACAAGATTATGGACTACGGCTTCGATCCCGACAATGAGGACGACACCAGCTGCTCAATGGAGATTGAGATAGGCAAGTTCACAATCAACCTGACCGCCACTTTCGAGGTGCATGTTGTGGACAACAGCTTCGATCATGCCTTCGGAACAGAGTACATCTACGACCTTGAGGCTGGCGATCTTGAGGAAATCGAGGATGTTGTAATCACCTACGATGATGACGACCTCACAGAAGAAGTGGAGCTCACCGACCAATTCGACTACGAGTTCTTTTGGAACCAGTTCAAGGTTTACGGCACGAAGAGCAAGGGCGTGCAAATTCACCATGGCGATGAGGTGGTGGTGAAGTCAAGTTTCCGCTATGGGTCATGGGAGAAGATGATTTACCTCTACACCGACAAGCGCCTGGGTGTCCACGTATGCTGCCGCCGTTTCGGCAAGTATCCGTGCAAAAGGAATTACCAGTACATTCTCCCTGCCACCACCGCAGCTTTGTCAATCGTCGGCAAGAACAATTACTACCTAAGCCATCAAGTGTGATTGCGAGAGTGATTTTTTCTCAACGAGACTAAATTTTAGCTATAATACTATAAATCAACCCTTTTTGCAAAGCAAACCGTTTTGACAGAGCAAAAAACGCCGTGGGTCGGTTTCCAAGAATTTGAGATTTCGGGAAACCGGCTCTTTTTGTAGGTAACTTTGGGCAACACAGTAAGATACATGGGACTGCTAAAGACATTAGGTTTTATCACCAAGAGCGCGACCCCGGTAGAGGGCGGGAAAACTGACGTCATCGACACTGCCGCAAGGCGGTTGCAGCTGATGCGTGAGATTGCCGCCACCCCCTATGTGGCCAACGCCAACTTCATCACGCTGTTCAACACGGTGCCCGAGGTGGCATGGCCGGTGAACTACATCGCCAGTCGTGCAGCAGGTGCTAAATACGTGCTCAAGAAATTTGACGATGACTCTGTGGTGTGGAACAACGAAGCCGTCAACCGCATACTTGTCAAGCCTAATTCTTTCGACACTTGGTATCGCACGTTGTGGAAGCATTTCGCCTACAAGCTCGTCACGGGCAACTCATTCATCAAGGCAGCCATGAGCGACGCGTTCTCCGGCGCCAAGACGCTCTACAAGTGGTGTGACCGCTATGTGACGCTGGAAGAGCCGTATGTAACCATCGAGTACAAACGGCAGATGGGCGACATCTACGGTGTGAGCGATGTCGAGGACGTGGTGCAGTGCTATTACCACGACTACGGCCAGTTCGTTCGCCGTCCTATCGCGCCTCAGTGCGTGTTCCACGATGTGGACGACACGTTCGGGTTCTACAACGGCGACCCGCTGAAAGCCAAGAGCCGTCTGTGCTCTGTGCTGAAGGCAATCAGCAACCTCATCGCCGTGTATGAGGCGCGTAACGTCATCTACGTGAAGCGAGGCGGTCTCGGATGGCTTGTGAGTGAGATGGCCGATGACATGGGAAGCCGTGCATTGACATCGACAGAGAAGAAGCAAATCCTCGAAGAGGCAGACAAGATGTATGGCTTCGGAGAAGGAAAGTATCCCTACGGCATCAGCGACGTGAAGCTGTCGTTTGTACGAACCAACTTGTCGATTACCGACCTCCAGCCTTTCGATGAGACCCTTGCCGATGCTGTTGTCATTGCCGGTATCTACGGCATTCCTCCAGTGTTGATACCGCGGAAGGACCAAAGCACCTACTCCAACCAGGCCAATGCCGAGAAGGCGGTATACTCGTCGGTTATCATTCCGCTGGTCCAGCGGTTCTGCCAGGAGTTTACGCACTTCCTCGGGCTTGACCAAGACGGGCTGTACCTCGACGCTGACTTCAGCGGTGTGGACTGCTTGCAGGCAGGGAAGAAGGAAGAGCAGGAAGTGCACCGCTCGATTGCAGACCGCTGCAAGATGGAGTTTGAGAGCGGTATCATCACGCTCAACGACTGGAGGGCGCAACAAGGATATCAACGGGTGGAGGACACGCTTTACGATAAGCTCGTGAGCGAAATGACGCCCGAAGAGATACAGAGATTGAAACAATTTATTAACCCCAAAACAGAAGAAGATGAAGGAGATGTATCAGCGCCTGCTCTACAAGACGAAGGCGAATGATTTGGACGAGGCGAAAGGAATCGTCACGGTAGCCGTAAACGGCATCGGCATTGTTGACTCTCAGAACGACATCTCAATGCCGGGCTCGTTCAACAAGACGCTCAAGGAAAACATTGGGCGCATGAAGTGGTTCCTCAACCATGACACCACGCAGCTGCTTGGCGTGCCGCTTGAGGGCGAGGAGCGCGACGGCAACCTCGTTATGACGGGGCAGCTCAACCTCGCAAAGCAGATTGGCCGCGATACGCTGGAGGATTACAAGCTCTATGCCTCTGCCGGGCGCACGCTGGAGCACTCCATCGGCGTGCAGGCCATCAAGCGAGACCCCGAGGACAAGCGCAAGGTGCTTGAATGGAAAATGTGGGAGTACTCCACGCTCACCTCGTGGGGCAGCAACCCTCAGACCTTCCTTGTAGGCATCAAGAACGACAACCCGAGCGATGTGAGGGCAAACATTGAGTTCATCAGGAACGCGCTCAAGATGCGCTATTCTGACGAGCGACTAAAACAATACGAGATGAGACTTGACATGCTTAACAAAGCGCTTGAGGGCGCAGTAGTAGTGACTTGCCCCTATTGCGGGGAGGAATTTGTTTGGGACGAAGCCGAACGGCACACCTTCGACCAGCAAGTGCTGGACGCTGCCGGCAGTTACCTCAGTTGGCTTGCCGATGGAATCGTCCGAGAGGAGATGAACAAGCTGAAGCCCGAAATCCGCGCTGCCGTGCTTGCCATTCTCTCACCGGTATTGAGCAAGTGTGACGGCAAGATTGATGCAAAACTTGTGCAGAAGTCGCTGACCGACCTCACCGAGTATGCCTATTGTCCGCACTGCTATGCGAGAGTATATAGTTCGAGTATCACGCTTGGGCAGGAAACTCCTGCTGCCGAGAAGACCGAGGACGAGCCGTCAGAAGACACTCGTGACGAGGACGAGGAGCAGGAGAAGAAAGCCGCCACCGGCACTTTCTTCGGAAGCCTCAACGCTGCTATCGAGAAACATTAACCACTAAAATTTTAATTTTATGGCCTTTAAGAAAGTAACCAAATCGGACTTCGGCTACAACCTTGACAATATCAAGGATGCCGAGCAGAAGAGCTTCATGGAGAATATTCTTGGTGCGATGTGCGAAGTTGTCAACAAGGCAATGGAAGGCGCCATCACCGCCGAGGACATGAAAGCTCAGTTTGAGAGTATCAACGAGCGGCTGAAGGGCTACGATGCCGAGAAGTTCGCTCAAGTAGTAAAGGACAACGAGGAACTGCGCGAGGTGCTGAAAAAGGCGATGGACACCATTGCTAAGGCTAACGAGGCCGGTCCTGCTGCCGTCAACTCCCTCGGCAAGTTCGAGGAGAAGATGATGGCGATGTACGACAGTGAGAAGTTCAAGAGCTTCATGGAGGGTCACACTCGCAAGTCTGGCACCTTTGACGGTTTCAGCCTCAAGGACCTCAACACCGTGTCGATGACCAACGACTACACCGGCAACATTCTCATCACCCAGCAGCAGAACGTCATTGCCAGCAAGTACGCTCCCAAGCGCCTGCACATGCGCGACGTGCTGACTTCGCTGGCTGGCGACCCTGCTTTCCCCAACCTCGCCTACACCGAGATTGAGAGCATGGACCGCAATGCACGCTATGCCACTGAGAACGGCCGCCTGAGCGAGTCGCACATCAGCGTGAAAGAGAACCAGGCAATGGTTAAGCGCCTCGGTACTTACCTGCCTATCAGCAAGCGCATGCTCAAGAGCCGTGCTTACATTCAGTCGTACATCGTCGCCATGCTGCCCGAGGCTGTGTACTCGGCAGAGGACTGGAACATCCTGTTCGGTGACGGCAACGGCGAGAACCTTGAGGGTATCACCAAGAAAAATGGCTGCAAGAGTGTTGAGAGCATCATCACCACCGCCATCGTGACTGGTGCTGCCGGTTCTGTGAAGAGCGTGACCGCTTATAACAATGCAGGCGGTGTTGTCATTGAGTTCACTAATCCACAGCCCGACATCCTCGACGGCATGAAGATTACGTTTGCCAACGCTTCGTCTGGCAATGCCTCTGTTCTCAACAAGACGCATGACGTAATCAAGATGAATGACCGTCAGATCCTGCTGCCCGACGTGAAACTCGCAGGAGCGGAAAGCGCTGTATCCAGCATGACGTTCACTGTCAACAACGGCGGCTTCAAGAGCATCGAAGCCCCCAACAGCTCCGACGCCATCAAGACCGCTTTCGCGGTAATGTCCTACGCCCAATATTACCCAACAGCCATCGTGCTGAACCCCATCACTGTCAACATGATTGAGAGTGAGAAGGACACGCTCGGTCGCAACCTGGGTCTGATTGAGAACGTGGGTGGTGTGAAATACATTGCCGGACGTCCTATCATCGAGTACGACGGCATTCCTGCCAACAAGTACCTGCTCGGTGACTTCCGTCCTGTCGCTGCCGCTCTTGTGGACTACACCAACCTCACCCTTGAGTGGGCCGAGGATGTGGAAACCAAGTTGACCAACCAAGTGGTGCTCATCGCTCAGGAAGAGGTTATCTTCCCTGTTTACAATCCTTGGGCATTCGCTTACGGCGACCTTGCTGCCCTCAAGACAGCCGTCACCAAAGCTTGATGAGCCATGAACGAGAAGTATATCGTTGAAGGCCCTGCTTTGGCGAAACTGCTTCGCGAAAATCGTATCCGTATAGCGAGGGGTGAACTCACCTTTACACCCCTCGTTGACGGGGACGAGAAGAAAGCGGAACCAGTAACAGTTGACGACGAGGACAACAAGGACATTCCTCCTGTTGATGAGAAAGTTCCAACGGAGGTAGAGAATGTGGATGCTCCCTCAGAGGACAACCAGGACGAAGAGATTTGGGACTCCAAGGAAGTTGCCCCCGAAGACTCCAAGGAAGTTGCCCCCGAAGAGGAAAGCAAAGATGTAGCTCCCTCAGAGGACAACAAGGACATTCCCCCTGTTGAAACCAAATCGCCAAAGAAAGGCAAAAAGTAAGATCGACACATGAACCTCATAGATTGCTCATATTTCTACGTTGGGCCGTTGCAAGTGATGAACGCGCGACAGGTCGACGACCTCGACAACAATGCTGCCGAGGTGCAGGAGTGCATTACTGCCTACATCGAGCGTTATCAGTCCGAGTTCCTGCTGAAGATGACCGGCAAGGACTTGGCAGCCGAAGTGACTGCCTACCTCGCAGCCCGAGGTGAGGACGAGGACTACACCGACGAGGCGATGGAGACGTTGTGCCAGCAGCTGCGCCCCTCGTTCGCGCACTATGTATATTTCAAACTCGTTGGAGACGTCAACCAAAACATGACCATTACCGGATTGATGAAGTTGAAGTCAGCCAACGAGAACCAGCCGCCGCGCCAGCGCATGGTCAAGGTGTGGAATGACATGGTGGAGTTGAACAAGCAGTTCGTTGCATGGGCGGAAATGAGCGACTATGATGTTTATTACGACGTCGAGATGATAACTCCCATTAACCAGTTTAACCTTTGATGGATCAGATAGAGGATATATTCAGAAGCATTGTCGAGGCCGTCGGCAAGTCGGTCACCATCACAAAGACCCGTTCCGACGGGGCGACTGATGTGGTGGACGGAGTGTCGATCAACTACATATACGGGTCGGCGCAGTACGTCAAGGACGTCCTTGACGTGCGAGGAAAGGGCAAGCAGGGGATGCCCGTGAAGCTGCC
This window contains:
- a CDS encoding phage portal protein, whose protein sequence is MGLLKTLGFITKSATPVEGGKTDVIDTAARRLQLMREIAATPYVANANFITLFNTVPEVAWPVNYIASRAAGAKYVLKKFDDDSVVWNNEAVNRILVKPNSFDTWYRTLWKHFAYKLVTGNSFIKAAMSDAFSGAKTLYKWCDRYVTLEEPYVTIEYKRQMGDIYGVSDVEDVVQCYYHDYGQFVRRPIAPQCVFHDVDDTFGFYNGDPLKAKSRLCSVLKAISNLIAVYEARNVIYVKRGGLGWLVSEMADDMGSRALTSTEKKQILEEADKMYGFGEGKYPYGISDVKLSFVRTNLSITDLQPFDETLADAVVIAGIYGIPPVLIPRKDQSTYSNQANAEKAVYSSVIIPLVQRFCQEFTHFLGLDQDGLYLDADFSGVDCLQAGKKEEQEVHRSIADRCKMEFESGIITLNDWRAQQGYQRVEDTLYDKLVSEMTPEEIQRLKQFINPKTEEDEGDVSAPALQDEGE
- a CDS encoding phage major capsid protein, with the protein product MAFKKVTKSDFGYNLDNIKDAEQKSFMENILGAMCEVVNKAMEGAITAEDMKAQFESINERLKGYDAEKFAQVVKDNEELREVLKKAMDTIAKANEAGPAAVNSLGKFEEKMMAMYDSEKFKSFMEGHTRKSGTFDGFSLKDLNTVSMTNDYTGNILITQQQNVIASKYAPKRLHMRDVLTSLAGDPAFPNLAYTEIESMDRNARYATENGRLSESHISVKENQAMVKRLGTYLPISKRMLKSRAYIQSYIVAMLPEAVYSAEDWNILFGDGNGENLEGITKKNGCKSVESIITTAIVTGAAGSVKSVTAYNNAGGVVIEFTNPQPDILDGMKITFANASSGNASVLNKTHDVIKMNDRQILLPDVKLAGAESAVSSMTFTVNNGGFKSIEAPNSSDAIKTAFAVMSYAQYYPTAIVLNPITVNMIESEKDTLGRNLGLIENVGGVKYIAGRPIIEYDGIPANKYLLGDFRPVAAALVDYTNLTLEWAEDVETKLTNQVVLIAQEEVIFPVYNPWAFAYGDLAALKTAVTKA
- a CDS encoding phage prohead protein is translated as MKEMYQRLLYKTKANDLDEAKGIVTVAVNGIGIVDSQNDISMPGSFNKTLKENIGRMKWFLNHDTTQLLGVPLEGEERDGNLVMTGQLNLAKQIGRDTLEDYKLYASAGRTLEHSIGVQAIKRDPEDKRKVLEWKMWEYSTLTSWGSNPQTFLVGIKNDNPSDVRANIEFIRNALKMRYSDERLKQYEMRLDMLNKALEGAVVVTCPYCGEEFVWDEAERHTFDQQVLDAAGSYLSWLADGIVREEMNKLKPEIRAAVLAILSPVLSKCDGKIDAKLVQKSLTDLTEYAYCPHCYARVYSSSITLGQETPAAEKTEDEPSEDTRDEDEEQEKKAATGTFFGSLNAAIEKH
- a CDS encoding PBSX family phage terminase large subunit, which encodes MCIDRELLSPNGFWLWRYTLDPSVRFIVLYGGSSSGKSFSVAQFFSILAYYEGCSLLVMRKVGASIEKTIYSDFRAAINGIEGLADCCRFKQNSIVFNNGGKIDFSGLDDPEKIKGISQYKRVFLDELSEYDETDFKQIRLRLRGQEGQQIVAAFNPISEEHWIKKHWFDREEWHEIPMSLTVGGETLPPELCAVKSVRMNSEKLILNPNTGEYDRHAPDTIVIQSTYLNNFWVVGSPDGTYGYYDYQAIANFENDRINDPDYYQVYALGEWGHIRTGAEFFPSFNRGVVCGKFPFNPELPIHISMDSNVLPYVTATFFQKEYKPDDYQQVTQFDELPIESPNNSARKAAKVIAKRLCEYHYDGKVYLHGDASGKAANTIDENNRSFFDLVIDELEHEGFEVEDCIGNKNPSVATTGEFINAVWDGRVPGVAIRIDNGCTVSIDDYQAVQKDENGAIAKQKVTNPVTKQKYEAHGHVSDTLRYAVHDLLRAQYTEFSMGRKRSIYSEGEFKFFNPATEYDYEQTIVYVLPSFGGRFALARLARIGDRWHLTDVCLRTVKGNDEMAGWIRSVQSDMYIVECQQAYFPMVRDLRKDLPQVNVLRLGTDHRTRISAMSDWVRAHVHLDPEKMSEPEYAAFMGDVLDYNDQSPADQSAASAVLSGLARIIIRGV